A DNA window from Betaproteobacteria bacterium contains the following coding sequences:
- a CDS encoding ABC transporter ATP-binding protein, translating to MADRALLSIERLQVRYGAIEALRGISLEVHAGEVVTLIGGNGAGKSTLMKAVSGLEPAAAGRIEYDGQDITALPGHKRVSLGIAQSPEGRQVFADQTIRDNLMLGAFLRKGQNAEIAADIETQFDVFPRLRERRDQLAGSLSGGEQQMLAIARALMSRPRLLLLDEPSLGLAPLVVKEIFAVIRALKARGVTILLVEQMATQALAVADRAYVLETGSITLQGTGAELRRDPKVRAAYLGEG from the coding sequence ATGGCTGATCGCGCGCTGCTGTCGATCGAGCGGCTGCAAGTCCGCTACGGCGCCATCGAAGCGCTCCGGGGCATCTCGCTGGAGGTGCACGCCGGCGAGGTGGTCACCCTCATCGGCGGCAACGGTGCCGGCAAGAGCACGCTGATGAAGGCGGTGTCCGGTCTCGAGCCAGCGGCCGCCGGCCGCATCGAGTACGACGGGCAGGACATCACCGCGCTGCCCGGTCACAAGCGCGTATCCCTGGGCATCGCGCAGTCGCCCGAGGGGCGCCAGGTGTTCGCGGACCAGACCATCCGCGACAACCTCATGCTCGGGGCCTTCCTGCGAAAGGGCCAGAACGCGGAGATCGCGGCGGACATCGAGACGCAGTTCGACGTCTTTCCCCGCCTGCGGGAGCGCCGCGACCAGCTCGCCGGCTCGCTGTCCGGCGGCGAACAGCAGATGCTGGCCATCGCCCGGGCGCTGATGTCGCGCCCGCGGCTGCTTCTGCTCGACGAACCCTCGCTCGGTCTCGCACCGCTGGTGGTGAAGGAAATCTTCGCCGTCATCCGTGCGCTCAAGGCGCGAGGCGTGACGATTCTCCTGGTGGAACAGATGGCCACCCAGGCGCTGGCCGTGGCCGACCGCGCCTACGTGCTCGAGACAGGGAGCATCACGCTGCAAGGCACGGGCGCGGAGTTGCGCCGCGATCCGAAGGTCCGCGCGGCGTATCTGGGAGAGGGCTGA
- a CDS encoding branched-chain amino acid ABC transporter permease, with product MVVLLQALFSGLALGGIYSLIAVGFNITHGTTRTFNFGQGEFLVAGAFVAVSALLLIAGKGLNDPLDPADVTPLVYAASMVAGTLVTAVLGVLLYFTAVRPFAGRTGLAWVMSTIGFGILVQNTALAIWGPSPVPMPSPLGGEVIRVAGAGFVPQEILVLGVSVAVLFGLDVVMRRTRIGKAMRAVAENRNAATLMGIDVSAVVIGAFVLSSAFAGLAGLLVAPITTASVYMGLTLALKAFSAAIVGGLDNPRGCMLGGFLMGLLEALVGLWHAELREIAIFLLIIVVLAVKPEGLLGRRRVEKV from the coding sequence ATGGTCGTCCTGCTCCAGGCCCTGTTCAGCGGTCTCGCCCTCGGCGGCATCTACTCGCTCATCGCCGTCGGCTTCAACATCACCCACGGCACCACGCGCACGTTCAACTTCGGGCAGGGCGAGTTCCTGGTGGCCGGCGCGTTCGTCGCGGTCTCGGCCCTGCTGCTCATCGCCGGCAAGGGCCTGAACGACCCGCTCGATCCCGCCGACGTCACGCCGCTCGTCTACGCGGCAAGCATGGTGGCAGGAACGCTCGTGACGGCCGTGCTGGGCGTGCTGCTGTACTTCACCGCCGTGCGACCCTTCGCCGGCCGCACCGGCCTCGCGTGGGTCATGAGCACCATCGGTTTCGGCATCCTGGTGCAGAACACGGCACTGGCCATCTGGGGGCCCTCGCCCGTGCCCATGCCGTCGCCCCTGGGCGGCGAGGTCATCCGCGTGGCCGGTGCCGGCTTCGTCCCGCAGGAGATTCTCGTGCTCGGCGTGAGCGTGGCCGTGCTGTTCGGACTGGATGTGGTCATGCGGCGCACCCGGATCGGCAAGGCCATGCGGGCCGTCGCCGAGAACCGCAACGCGGCCACGCTGATGGGCATCGACGTGTCCGCCGTCGTGATCGGCGCGTTCGTGCTGAGTTCGGCGTTCGCCGGGCTGGCCGGCCTGCTGGTAGCACCGATCACCACGGCCTCGGTCTACATGGGCCTCACGCTCGCGCTCAAGGCCTTCTCCGCCGCCATCGTCGGCGGCCTGGACAATCCGCGCGGCTGCATGCTGGGCGGATTCCTGATGGGGCTGCTGGAAGCGCTCGTCGGACTGTGGCACGCCGAACTGCGGGAGATCGCGATCTTCCTGCTCATCATCGTGGTGCTGGCGGTGAAGCCCGAGGGGCTGCTGGGACGCAGGCGCGTGGAGAAGGTCTGA